One window of the Colletotrichum destructivum chromosome 4, complete sequence genome contains the following:
- a CDS encoding Putative ribonuclease III domain, helicase, dicer dimerization domain-containing protein — protein sequence MATGFSQSPSVEDFDPSEDEMRAVVLAPGPQNQAVFSAAAEEVLLGSEASSPSDESAAGTPVIMNSRAYQTEMFAESMRQNIIVAIVWFLAPTVSLCAQQFAVLQSQIPEVQIKFLSGEDNVDAWSDQGTWDEVLHNVRIVVSTYQILLDALSHAFVRMERLSLVVFDEAHNCIGKSPGSKIMTVFYHEEKRRGHHIPHILGLTASPTFGSKAEGIVTLEATLDAVCKSPTMHRSDLLACVRKPTMAFVSYQPQECPELPGSLRSLRKVIQSLDMLDDPYVLHLQSEGTDRSRRELMAVLESHDTYIQNQMTSFGRQAYLIFRDIGPWATEYYIWVVISRFTAALQSQSTWLDTWKKEEKEYLATILSQVECHCPSEHSISREVLSEKVYTLIEHLSQDKTDVIGIVFARERVTVSVLCHLLASHTLLRERYRIGAMVGTSQFQARKRDVWDLSRVEDLQSLHQFRTGRTNLLIATSVLEEGIDVPACNLVFCFDTPPNLKSFIQRRGRARMKESKLLMLHSSDSTRKKWEAMEAEMKSHYEEQERELERLQDMEDIEESKDMMFVIDRTGAVLDLDNARQHLDHLCRILSPGEFIDWRPDYIIQKQDTSEAPYLRVTVVLPSYLPSYVRKVDSQKAWKSERNATKDAAFQAYVGLYKAGLVNDNLLPFRPEDFVAGVNKVPAILQVNGLLNAWINVAKAWKLGDSLRSTRILLKDSAGALQGEYEMTLPVWVPGLQTIPIHLDYNTSWSVEFGEQLPVDDLTGNDDTAVLLALPYGHRWMSADTQQVVRFSAVGNANLSVSQIGVNQFVEELMSAQDLTCFIRDQTGCPYTYEGIIPSKPAAQSVQKVFYEFEDAPEDVPYLALRKWSRRSDFLHRPQSDPDQSPSSGKPYNRVYPMSWAKVDTVSADYARFGVLIPSILHCIETHLVARELSAGLLRPLAISDPALVLTAISTGSAAEPTNYERMEFLGDSILKFSTTINVAALNPDWPERLLSFKKDGIVANSTLCKAAIKHGLDRFILTKPFTGQKWRPIYVDDVLHRGDEKSTRRISTKTLADIVEALIGASMIDGGLEKALKCMSIFLQQIKWRTLDDCRQTLYDAAPPDVELPSTLEPLEQLVGHEFKKKALLVQSMTHASFTLGNTLGCLERLEFIGDSVLDYVIVSRLFAVTPPLSHQTMHLLKTAMVNGDFLGFLSLEQSVSQDEVVIGGDPTGNEPILRHSRFSLPLWKFMRHQSPAIGLEEVNVSKRYAGLRDQIIDSMERGQTYPWALLARMQLRKFYSDIFESLLGAVYVDSGDLEVCARVVERFGILGYLDRILRDNVHALHPKEELGHLADKESVTYVLDVRQTDEGEKEYLCKVLVGTRCVVEVDGGVTRDEVKVKAAEAAVSKLKAEKLAAKTEGMVIREEDKDLSMENTNDQ from the exons ATGGCGACTGGGTTTTCCCAATCACCCTCGGTCGAAGACTTCGACCCGTCAGAAGATGAGATGCGTGCTGTTGTGCTGGCCCCCGGGCCTCAAAACCAGGCAGTCttctctgctgctgccgagGAAGTGCTCCTGGGCAGTGAGGCTTCATCGCCGTCAGATGAGTCCGCTGCAGGCACACCCGTCATAATGAATTCGAGAGCGTACCAAACCGAGATGTTTGCCGAAAGCATGAGGCAAAACATTATTGTGGCT ATCGTCTGGTTCCTGGCCCCCACAGTATCACTCTGTGCCCAGCAATTTGCCGTGCTTCAGTCTCAAATACCAGAGGTCCAGATCAAGTTTCTCAGTGGCGAGGACAATGTGGACGCTTGGTCCGACCAGGGAACGTGGGACGAGGTACTCCATAATGTTCGGATAGTTGTGTCGACATACCAGATCTTGCTGGACGCCTTGTCGCACGCCTTCGTACGTATGGAGAGGCTCTCTCTGGTCGTTTTCGACGAAG CTCACAACTGCATCGGCAAGTCTCCCGGAAGCAAGATCATGACGGTCTTCTATCACGAAGAAAAGCGCAGAGGCCATCACATCCCCCACATATTGGGCTTGACGGCAAGTCCGACATTTGGTTCCAAGGCCGAGGGCATCGTCACTCTCGAGGCAACACTGGATGCCGTTTGCAAGAGCCCCACGATGCACCGCAGCGATCTTCTTGCCTGTGTCAGGAAGCCAACAATGGCCTTTGTCTCCTATCAACCTCAGGAATGTCCCGAACTTCCGGGTAGCCTGCGAAGTCTGAGAAAGGTCATTCAAAGTCTCGATATGTTGGATGACCCCTACGTTCTGCATCTTCAATCCGAAGGAACCGACCGCAGTCGACGGGAGCTGATGGCCGTTCTGGAGAGCCACGACACCTATATTCAAAACCAAATGACGTCGTTTGGTCGCCAGGCGTATTTGATCTTCCGAGACATCGGTCCTTGGGCAACAGAGTACTACATCTGGGTAGTCATTTCACGCTTCACGGCTGCGCTCCAGTCACAAAGCACCTGGCTGGATACAtggaagaaagaggagaaggagtATCTCGCTACGATACTCAGTCAGGTCGAGTGCCATTGTCCGTCCGAGCATTCTATCAGCCGTGAAGTTCTCTCAGAGAAGGTCTACACTCTTATCGAACATCTCTCCCAAGACAAGACCGATGTCATCGGTATTGTGTTCGCCAGGGAGAGGGTAACGGTCTCGGTGTTATGCCACTTGCTCGCATCGCACACGCTGCTCCGAGAGCGCTATCGAATAGGAGCGATGGTGGGCACTTCCCAATTCCAAGCCAGAAAGAGAGACGTCTGGGATCTCTCTCGGGTTGAAGACTTACAATCGCTGCATCAGTTCCGAACTGGGAGAACTAACTTGCTCATCGCCACCAGCGTCCTCGAGGAAGGCATTGATGTGCCGGCTTGCAATCTGGTCTTCTGCTTCGATACCCCACCGAACCTGAAGTCTTTTATACAACGCCGTGGACGAGCCCGGATGAAGGAATCCAAGCTCCTGATGTTGCACAGCTCGGATTCCACCCGGAAGAAATGGGAGGCCATGGAAGCGGAGATGAAGAGTCACTACGAAGAACAAGAGCGAGAGCTTGAACGCCTCCAAGACATGGAAGACATTGAGGAGTCGAAAGATATGATGTTCGTGATTGACCGGACTGGGGCAGTCTTGGATCTTGACAACGCAAGGCAGCATCTCGACCACCTCTGCCGAATCCTATCTCCGGGAGAATTCATCGACTGGAGACCCGATTACATTATCCAAAAGCAAGACACATCCGAGGCACCATACCTGAGGGTAACTGTGGTGTTGCCCAGCTATCTCCCATCCTACGTCCGTAAGGTCGACAGCCAAAAGGCGTGGAAGTCGGAAAGAAATGCCACCAAGGACGCTGCGTTCCAGGCTTATGTTGGTCTTTACAAGGCAGGGCTCGTCAATGATAATCTGTTGCCATTCAGACCAGAGGATTTCGTCGCCGGGGTTAACAAAGTACCTGCCATTCTCCAGGTCAACGGTCTACTCAATGCCTGGATCAACGTCGCCAAAGCGTGGAAGCTCGGAGATAGTTTGAGGTCGACCCGCATTCTACTAAAAGATTCGGCTGGAGCTCTTCAGGGAGAGTATGAGATGACTCTTCCCGTTTGGGTCCCAGGGCTGCAGACGATTCCCATTCACCTGGACTACAACACCTCCTGGTCCGTCGAGTTCGGGGAACAGCTTCCCGTTGACGATCTTACGGGCAACGATGACACGGCTGTGCTGCTCGCTCTACCGTACGGCCACCGCTGGATGTCGGCGGACACTCAGCAGGTCGTGAGATTCAGCGCAGTTGGCAACGCCAATCTGTCCGTGAGCCAGATTGGGGTCAACCAGTTCGTTGAAGAGCTCATGTCGGCGCAAGACCTGACTTGCTTCATCCGTGACCAGACCGGCTGTCCATACACATACGAGGGCATCATTCCAAGCAAACCGGCAGCTCAGTCTGTGCAGAAGGTTTTCTACGAATTCGAGGATGCCCCCGAAGATGTGCCATACCTGGCACTGAGGAAGTGGTCTCGCCGGTCAGACTTTCTCCATCGGCCGCAAAGCGATCCTGACCAAAGCCCGAGCAGCGGCAAGCCATACAACAGAGTCTACCCGATGTCATGGGCGAAAGTAGACACTGTATCAGCCGACTATGCTCGGTTCGGAGTGCTAATCCCATCCATTTTGCATTGTATCGAAACCCACCTTGTCGCGCGGGAGCTATCTGCGGGTCTCTTGCGGCCGCTGGCAATATCAGACCCAGCTCTCGTGCTCACAGCCATCAGCACGGGCAGCGCTGCCGAGCCCACCAACTATGAAAGAATGGAGTTTCTTGGGGATTCCATCCTTAAATTTTCCACTACAATCAACGTAGCTGCACTGA ACCCAGACTGGCCAGAACGGCTTCTCTCTTTCAAGAAGGACGGCATCGTGGCGAACTCGACACTCTGCAAAGCCGCCATTAAGCATGGTCTTGACAGATTCATTCTCACCAAGCCGTTCACGGGGCAGAAATGGCGCCCAATCTACGTGGACGACGTTCTCCATCGCGGTGACGAGAAGTCTACGAGAAGAATCTCGACGAAGACCCTCGCTGATATTGTCGAGGCACTTATTGGGGCCTCGATGATCGACGGCGGTCTGGAAAAGGCGTTGAAGTGCATGTCTATCTTCCTCCAGCAGATCAAGTGGAGAACCCTGGATGATTGCCGCCAGACCTTGTACGACGCCGCTCCTCCTGATGTAGAGCTTCCGTCAACCCTCGAACCTCTGGAACAGCTGGTCGGTCATGAGTTCAAAAAGAAAGCTCTCCTGGTTCAGTCCATGACGCACGCCTCGTTCACTTTGGGTAACACCCTTGGATGCTTGGAGCGTCTTGAGTTCATTGGAGACTCGGTTCTCGACTATGTCATTGTCAGCCGTCTCTTCGCCGTCACGCCTCCGCTCTCGCACCAAACCATGCATCTCCTCAAGACAGCCATGGTTAACGGCGACTTTCTCGGCTTCCTTTCTCTGGAGCAGTCCGTCAGCCAGGACGAGGTTGTTATTGGCGGCGACCCTACGGGCAATGAACCCATCTTGCGGCACTCCCGCTTCTCTTTACCCTTATGGAAATTTATGCGACACCAGTCGCCCGCGATCGGTCTCGAGGAGGTCAACGTGTCCAAACGGTACGCCGGCCTCAGGGACCAGATCATCGACTCGATGGAGAGGGGCCAGACGTACCCCTGGGCGCTCCTCGCGCGCATGCAGCTCCGCAAGTTCTACTCGGACATCTTCGAGTCTCTCCTCGGCGCTGTTTATGTCGACTCCGGTGATCTCGAAGTCTGCGCCCGGGTCGTCGAGCGCTTCGGTATTCTGGGATACCTGGACCGCATCCTTCGGGACAACGTGCACGCGCTGCATCccaaggaggagctgggcCATCTCGCCGATAAGGAAAGCGTGACGTATGTTCTGGATGTGCGGCAGACGGACGAGGGAGAAAAGGAGTACCTGTGCAAGGTCTTGGTCGGCACTCGGTGCGTCGTGGAAGTTGACGGGGGCGTTACCCGGGATGAagtcaaggtcaaggccgcggaggcggcggtaAGCAAACTCAAGGCAGAAAAGCTGGCTGCGAAGACGGAAGGCATGGTCATTCGTGAAGAAGACAAGGATCTGAGTATGGAGAATACAAACGACCAATAG